From a single Chloroflexota bacterium genomic region:
- a CDS encoding class I SAM-dependent methyltransferase: MHGYEPVMTFGEAASRRYDDRPRGDEDAAVAFLAGLAGDGSALELAIGTGRIALPLAAQGVPVHGIDLSPHMLDRLREKPGGDRIPVTLGDFSRVPVEGRFRLIYLVYNTLFNLLTQDEQVRCFENVAAHLADDGRFVVEAFVPAYLHRLRDEQYVDAEAIAVDEVKLDVGRHDPVTQTLYESHVSLTAQGVRVHPIVCRYIWPSEMDLMARIAGLRLHERWGGWLREPFTAASRLHVSVYGR; the protein is encoded by the coding sequence ATGCACGGGTACGAGCCAGTCATGACGTTTGGGGAGGCCGCCTCCCGCCGTTACGACGACCGGCCGCGCGGCGATGAAGATGCCGCCGTCGCGTTCCTGGCGGGGCTGGCCGGGGATGGCTCCGCGCTGGAACTGGCCATCGGGACGGGACGGATCGCGCTGCCGCTGGCGGCGCAGGGCGTCCCCGTCCACGGCATCGACCTCTCGCCCCACATGCTCGACCGGCTGCGCGAGAAGCCCGGCGGCGACCGGATCCCGGTCACGCTGGGCGATTTCTCCCGGGTCCCCGTCGAAGGCCGTTTTCGCCTGATCTACCTCGTCTACAACACCCTCTTCAACCTGCTGACCCAGGATGAGCAAGTGCGCTGCTTCGAGAACGTCGCGGCGCACCTGGCCGACGATGGCCGCTTCGTGGTCGAGGCGTTCGTGCCAGCGTACCTCCACCGCCTGCGCGACGAGCAGTACGTCGATGCTGAGGCCATCGCGGTGGACGAGGTCAAGCTCGACGTGGGCCGCCACGACCCCGTCACGCAGACCCTCTACGAGAGCCATGTCTCGCTGACGGCGCAGGGCGTCCGCGTCCACCCGATCGTCTGCCGCTACATCTGGCCCAGCGAGATGGATCTGATGGCGCGCATCGCCGGGCTGCGCCTGCACGAGCGCTGGGGCGGCTGGCTCCGCGAACCGTTCACCGCCGCCAGCCGCCTGCACGTGTCGGTCTACGGTCGCTGA
- a CDS encoding ABC transporter ATP-binding protein → MSVRLDDISFSYGAQAVLHGVSMAAARPGEVLGIVGPNAAGKSTLLKCVAGLHRSGGQVWLDGAEVRGAEQWRTLRRQVTYLPQEYASTAAITVFEAILVARQQSASWIVGDDDIAAVAAILDDLRLEPIALRYLSELSGGQRQMVAVAQALARDPRVLLLDEPTSSLDLQRQLELLQLVRSLAAERQMTVLIALHDLNLAARFVDRLVILHGGRTYADGAPEDVLTEMMLWQVYGIEARVELDRDGLPRITPLRSIRDTTAGAPPPREPVAAFA, encoded by the coding sequence ATGAGCGTCCGACTCGACGACATCAGCTTTTCCTATGGCGCTCAGGCGGTCCTGCACGGCGTCTCGATGGCGGCGGCGCGCCCGGGCGAGGTGCTCGGGATCGTTGGCCCGAACGCGGCCGGCAAGTCCACCCTGCTGAAGTGCGTCGCGGGCCTCCACCGGTCGGGCGGGCAGGTCTGGCTCGACGGCGCGGAGGTCCGCGGCGCCGAGCAGTGGCGCACGCTGCGTCGGCAGGTGACCTACCTGCCTCAGGAGTACGCCAGCACGGCGGCCATCACCGTCTTCGAGGCGATCCTGGTGGCCCGGCAGCAGTCGGCCTCGTGGATCGTGGGCGACGACGACATCGCGGCCGTCGCGGCGATCCTCGACGACTTGCGCCTGGAGCCGATCGCCCTGCGCTACCTGAGTGAGCTGAGTGGCGGACAGCGCCAGATGGTGGCGGTGGCCCAGGCCTTGGCCCGCGACCCCCGCGTGCTCCTGCTGGACGAGCCGACCAGCAGCCTCGATCTCCAGCGCCAGCTTGAGCTGCTGCAACTGGTGCGGTCGCTGGCCGCCGAGCGCCAGATGACGGTGCTGATCGCCCTCCACGACCTGAATCTGGCGGCCCGCTTCGTGGATCGGCTGGTCATCCTGCACGGCGGCCGAACCTACGCCGACGGCGCGCCGGAGGATGTGCTGACCGAGATGATGCTCTGGCAGGTGTATGGCATCGAGGCCCGCGTGGAGCTGGACCGAGACGGTTTGCCGCGCATCACGCCGCTGCGCTCGATCCGCGACACCACGGCCGGAGCACCACCGCCGCGGGAGCCGGTCGCCGCGTTCGCCTGA
- a CDS encoding iron ABC transporter permease, whose product MLGVLAPLLVLLILADISIGPSGLTLLDVARIIVWPASANITQYAIVWDIRLPMALMAVVVGASLAIAGAEMQTILNNPLASPFTLGISAAASFGAAVALVLGVSIVPFASGIFFVAGNAFVFAMVAALVIFAFSMMRGVSAETMVLLGIALVFLFQALLALLQYIASEQALQQVVFWSLGSLAKASWPKLGLTALMVAATLPFFLRASWQLTALRLGDERARALGVDVQRLRLLVLVGVSLLAATAVAFVGTIGFVGLVGPHVARMLVGEEQRYFLPASAICGAILLAATSLVSKAILPGVIIPVGIITALIGVPFFLALIFSRRRQLWS is encoded by the coding sequence ATGCTCGGCGTGCTCGCGCCGTTGCTGGTGCTGCTGATCCTGGCCGACATCTCCATCGGGCCGTCCGGCCTGACGCTCCTGGATGTGGCCCGTATCATCGTCTGGCCGGCCAGCGCCAACATCACGCAGTACGCCATCGTCTGGGACATCCGCCTGCCGATGGCGCTGATGGCCGTGGTGGTCGGCGCGTCGCTGGCCATCGCCGGCGCTGAGATGCAGACGATCCTGAACAACCCGCTGGCCAGCCCGTTTACGCTGGGGATCTCGGCGGCGGCGAGCTTCGGCGCGGCGGTGGCGCTGGTGCTTGGGGTGAGCATCGTCCCGTTCGCGAGCGGCATCTTCTTTGTGGCCGGCAACGCCTTCGTCTTCGCGATGGTGGCCGCGCTGGTCATCTTCGCCTTCAGCATGATGCGCGGCGTCTCTGCCGAGACGATGGTGCTGCTGGGCATCGCACTGGTCTTCCTGTTCCAGGCGCTGCTCGCGTTGCTCCAGTACATCGCCTCGGAACAGGCGCTCCAACAGGTGGTCTTCTGGTCCCTGGGGAGTCTGGCGAAGGCCAGTTGGCCGAAGCTCGGGCTGACGGCGCTGATGGTGGCCGCCACGCTGCCGTTCTTCCTGCGGGCAAGCTGGCAGTTGACAGCGCTGCGCCTCGGAGATGAGCGGGCGCGCGCGCTGGGCGTGGACGTTCAGCGGCTGCGGCTGCTGGTGCTGGTCGGCGTGTCGCTGCTGGCCGCGACGGCTGTGGCGTTCGTGGGCACCATCGGGTTCGTCGGACTGGTCGGCCCGCACGTCGCGCGGATGCTGGTGGGCGAGGAGCAGCGCTACTTCCTGCCGGCCTCGGCCATCTGCGGCGCGATCCTCCTGGCGGCCACCTCGCTGGTGAGTAAGGCGATTCTGCCGGGCGTCATCATCCCGGTCGGCATCATCACGGCGTTGATCGGCGTGCCGTTCTTCCTGGCGCTGATCTTCAGCCGGCGGAGGCAGCTCTGGTCATGA
- a CDS encoding ABC transporter substrate-binding protein: MHPIVSHSRGRPTRVAVLALALALALLVQAGGPLLAWAAPAAQGTITVTDVVGRTVTVKAPVQRVILAEGRQTYIVASLDTDNPFQRVVAWGDDLRTADYDTYVKYGEKFPSMAEIPVMGSPQSGTFSVEKAVSLQPDLVLFSLDSYAPARDSGLIDTLAGVGIPSVIIDFRQQPLETTVPSILLVGRLFGREANAQAVADFYTQQVNTVFARVEKIKDAPPTIFILRAAGLLDCCGTFGRANLGILAERAGGTNIAAGLFPGWSGTVNPEKVLTADPDIIIATGSNWVYSPNAQNYVPFGYNTTPEMARTALRGLTDQPGWSGLKAVKTGRFYGVWHQFYNSPFHFAVLQQFAKWNFPEQFADIDPEANLRTYHERFLPISYGGTFWVGLND; encoded by the coding sequence ATGCATCCTATCGTCTCACATTCTCGTGGCCGGCCGACTCGGGTGGCGGTGCTGGCCCTGGCGCTCGCGCTGGCGCTGCTCGTGCAGGCCGGCGGTCCGTTGCTGGCCTGGGCCGCGCCGGCCGCCCAGGGCACGATCACCGTCACCGACGTTGTCGGGCGAACCGTCACCGTCAAGGCGCCCGTCCAGCGGGTGATTCTGGCGGAAGGTCGCCAGACCTACATCGTGGCCTCGCTCGACACCGACAACCCGTTCCAGCGGGTCGTCGCCTGGGGCGACGATCTCCGCACGGCGGACTACGACACCTACGTCAAGTATGGGGAGAAGTTCCCGTCGATGGCCGAGATCCCGGTCATGGGCAGTCCGCAAAGCGGCACGTTCAGTGTCGAGAAGGCGGTGTCGCTCCAGCCGGATCTGGTGCTGTTCAGCCTGGATTCGTACGCGCCGGCCCGAGACTCTGGCCTGATCGACACCCTGGCTGGCGTCGGCATCCCGAGCGTCATCATCGACTTCCGCCAGCAGCCGCTGGAGACGACGGTTCCGAGCATCCTGCTGGTCGGGCGGCTGTTCGGCCGCGAGGCGAACGCGCAGGCCGTGGCGGACTTCTACACGCAGCAGGTCAACACGGTCTTTGCCCGCGTCGAGAAAATCAAGGACGCGCCGCCGACGATCTTCATCCTGCGGGCGGCTGGCCTGCTGGACTGCTGCGGCACGTTCGGCCGCGCCAACCTCGGCATCCTGGCCGAGCGGGCCGGCGGCACGAACATCGCCGCGGGCCTGTTCCCGGGCTGGAGCGGCACCGTCAACCCTGAGAAGGTCTTGACGGCAGACCCGGACATCATCATCGCGACGGGCTCGAACTGGGTCTACTCGCCGAACGCCCAGAACTACGTGCCGTTCGGCTACAACACGACGCCCGAGATGGCTCGCACCGCCCTGCGCGGCCTGACCGATCAGCCCGGCTGGAGCGGCCTGAAAGCCGTCAAGACGGGCCGGTTCTACGGGGTCTGGCACCAGTTCTACAACTCGCCGTTCCACTTCGCCGTGCTCCAGCAGTTCGCCAAGTGGAACTTCCCGGAGCAGTTCGCCGACATCGACCCCGAGGCGAACCTCCGCACCTACCACGAGCGGTTCCTGCCGATCAGCTACGGCGGCACCTTCTGGGTGGGCCTGAACGACTAG